GCCGGGCCTCGACCCTCGTGAGCCTCTGCTCCGGGGTCGGGTGCGAGGAGAAGGGGCCGGAGTTCGAGCCGCCGATCCCCCTGGCGATCTCGGTCCTTATGAAGTCGGCCATGGCCGCGGGGTTGTAGCCCGCGTTCATGGCGTAGCGCATGCCGTAGGCGTCGGCTTCCTCCTCGTCCTTCTTGCTGTAGCCCTGCTCGATGACCTTCTTGGCCACGTCTGAGACCACGCCTTGGAACTCGCCCACCAGCTGGCTGACCTCGGAGGGGGTGTAGTGCTTGCCCACCTCGCCGGCCGTGTAGAAGGCGAACTTTGTCCAGCGGGATTTCTGGATCGCCTTTATGCCGTCGCGGTCGGCCACGTGCCTTATCTCGTGGCCGAGCACGCCCGCCAGCTCGTCCTCGTTCTGCAGAAGCTCCATGAGCCCCTTTGTGACGAGGATCATCCCTCCGGGGCACGCGAATGCGTTGATCTCGCCGGAGTCGAGCACCGCGAAGCGATAGCCGCCGTAGGTGACCGGCCTGTCGGAGTGAAACGCGACCGCGAGCCCCACCTTGTTGAGGTAGTTGTTCATGGCCGGGTTGTTGTAGAGCGGGTACTTCTCGAAGATCAGCGCTGCGACCGCGCGGCCTATGTAGTGCTCCTCGGAGGGGGTGATCTCCTTGGACGCCTCTGCGAGCTGGGTGAGCCCCCCGAACACGCTGCCGCCGATCTTGCCCCAGTCCTGGGCCCGTGCCTCAAGAGAAAACAGCGCCGCCGCTGTCAGGGCAGCCGCCATTATCATTGCCGATTTTCTTTTCACGCTCGCCTCCTGTCAAAAAAACCTGTTTCTGCGCACCAGTCACTATTCACCAGTCACCAGTCACCGAGAATCATCTGTTCAATTTCCCCTGCGCCAGGAACTGGCTGAGCTCTCCGTCCGATATGCGGATCGCATCGACCCGGTCCACCTGCCGGTATGCGGCGGCGAGCGACGCGCTCGACTTTTTGTACTGCCCCTCGACCTGCGGGTTGAAGCCCTTGCCCGCGAGCGCGGTCTCGTCGTGGGTGACCCCCTTTGCCGCGTACCGCTCGCTCGACTCCACGCTCCCGCTCTTTTTGCCGGTCGCGTTCTTGGGGACAAAGCCGGCGGGGCTCGCGATCCGGTACCAGTTGCCCTCCTCGCCGGTGACTTCGATCACGGCGCCGAAACCCAGGCTGCCCACGGTGGAGGACAGATAGTTGGGGGCCGACTTCACCTGTATCTCGCGCACCTGTATCTTGAGCGACTTCTTTCCCCCTCCGCCCCTTGGCGCGGCGGTCGCATCGAGCGCCGCCAGCGCCGCGACCGCGGCCAGCGCCGCTATTATGATGGCTCTCCTCTTCATTGGGCCTCCCCTATTTCTCGTGGAACTCTATCACCCCGTCGAACCCGCCGGCCGGCGGCGATTTGGCGAACCTATCGCATACTGCCGCGTAGTACGCAACCACCGGATCGCCGCCTGCAGGCAGCGCCCTGAAGGCCTCTGCCGCCTGGGCGAACCGGCCGGCCATGAAGAGCGCCATGGCGGCCGAGAAGCGCTCCACTCCCGCCGCACCATCCGCGGTGAGCGCCCCCTTCGCGCAGATCGGCTCGTAGATCGAGATCGGCTCCTTCCTCCCCTTGACCCTGACCTTGCCGATCATGCGGGCCTCGATGCCGTGCCGCGCTGCCTCGAAGGTGCTCTGGCTTATGATGACGCGCGTGCCGAAGCGCTTGTTGAGCCCTTCCAGGCGGCTGGCCAGGTTCACGCAGTCGCCGATCGCGGTGTAGTTGAAGCGCAGCTCGGAGCCTATGTTGCCGACCACCGCGCGGCCGGTGTGGATGCCGATCCTCGTTTTGAACTG
Above is a genomic segment from Pseudomonadota bacterium containing:
- a CDS encoding M48 family metalloprotease, with amino-acid sequence MKRKSAMIMAAALTAAALFSLEARAQDWGKIGGSVFGGLTQLAEASKEITPSEEHYIGRAVAALIFEKYPLYNNPAMNNYLNKVGLAVAFHSDRPVTYGGYRFAVLDSGEINAFACPGGMILVTKGLMELLQNEDELAGVLGHEIRHVADRDGIKAIQKSRWTKFAFYTAGEVGKHYTPSEVSQLVGEFQGVVSDVAKKVIEQGYSKKDEEEADAYGMRYAMNAGYNPAAMADFIRTEIARGIGGSNSGPFSSHPTPEQRLTRVEARLSSEGLSGTTEAVRTQRYRGATAALK